One genomic segment of Impatiens glandulifera chromosome 6, dImpGla2.1, whole genome shotgun sequence includes these proteins:
- the LOC124943203 gene encoding probable carboxylesterase 2 — protein MANQNMRTNEIVHEIERMIRIYKDGSVERFMGCEVVPPSIDPQTGVQSKDVVISHENSISARLYIPKSQPHPSKLPLLIYFHGGAFCVETAFSPMYHNYLNSLVSAANIVAISVDYRRAPEHPLPTAFEDSWEAVKWAVSAEDEWVKNFANLERIFFAGDSAGANIAYRMGIRVGMEGLTSGAKLVGNILVHPFFGGEEPIGSEMVNHYSETLEKLWRIACPTTVTSLDDPMINPSMDPNIGKMGCERVLVCVAEKDWLKDRGWYFYEELKRSNWKGKLEIVETAGEIHIFHLYNPTGDNALAFIKLFVSFFNEAVKVKVKANM, from the coding sequence ATGGCTAATCAAAACATGAGAACCAACGAAATAGTTCATGAGATCGAACGCATGATTCGCATTTACAAAGACGGATCAGTAGAAAGATTCATGGGTTGCGAAGTCGTTCCACCATCGATTGATCCCCAAACCGGCGTCCAATCCAAGGACGTCGTCATCTCCCATGAAAACTCCATTTCCGCCCGCCTATATATACCCAAATCACAACCTCACCCATCGAAACTACCTCTCCTAATCTATTTCCACGGCGGCGCTTTCTGCGTCGAGACCGCCTTCTCTCCCATGTATCATAACTACCTCAACTCCCTTGTCTCCGCAGCCAATATAGTCGCAATCTCGGTTGACTACAGAAGAGCGCCGGAGCACCCATTGCCGACCGCGTTTGAAGACTCATGGGAAGCTGTTAAATGGGCTGTGAGCGCTGAAGACGAATGGGTGAAAAACTTTGCGAATCTGGAACGCATTTTCTTCGCCGGGGACAGCGCCGGCGCAAATATAGCGTACCGTATGGGTATAAGAGTTGGGATGGAAGGGTTAACATCGGGAGCAAAGCTGGTGGGTAATATTCTTGTCCACCCGTTTTTTGGAGGAGAGGAACCGATTGGATCGGAAATGGTAAACCATTATTCTGAAACATTAGAGAAATTGTGGCGAATCGCTTGCCCGACGACGGTGACATCGTTGGATGATCCGATGATAAACCCTAGTATGGATCCGAACATTGGAAAGATGGGTTGCGAGAGGGTGTTGGTTTGTGTGGCGGAGAAAGACTGGTTGAAGGATAGAGGTTGGTATTTCTATGAGGAGTTGAAAAGGAGTAATTGGAAAGGGAAACTGGAGATTGTTGAAACGGCTGGAGAGATTCATATCTTCCATTTGTATAATCCAACCGGTGATAATGCTTTGGCTTTTATCAAACTGTTTGTTTCATTCTTCAATGAGGCAGTCAAAGTTAAAGTCAAAGCTAATATGTAA
- the LOC124942431 gene encoding probable carboxylesterase 2 isoform X1 — protein sequence MADQDIRNNEIVHEIKGMIRIYKDGSVERFMGCEFVPPSIDPQTGVQSKDVVISPENSISARLYIPKSQPDPSKLPLLIYFHGGAFCIETAFSPMYHNYLNSLVSAANIVAISVDYRRAPENPLPAAFEDSWESVKWAVSAEDEWVKNFADLKRVFFAGDSAGGNIAYRMGIQVGLEGLSFGAKLMGVIIVQPYFGGEEVIGSEATNPNMENLEKLWRIACPTVTSLDDPMINPSMDPNIGKMGCERVLVCAAEKECLNERVWCFYEALKRSNWKGKAEIVETAGEDHIFHLYNPTGHNALALMKLLVSFINESI from the coding sequence ATGGCCGATCAAGACATAAGAAACAACGAAATAGTTCATGAGATCAAAGGCATGATTCGCATTTACAAAGACGGATCAGTAGAAAGATTCATGGGCTGCGAATTCGTTCCACCATCGATTGATCCCCAAACCGGCGTCCAATCCAAAGACGTAGTCATCTCCCCTGAAAACTCCATTTCCGCCCGCCTATACATACCCAAATCACAACCTGACCCATCGAAACTACCTCTCCTAATCTATTTCCACGGCGGCGCTTTCTGCATAGAAACCGCCTTCTCTCCCATGTATCATAACTACCTCAACTCCCTTGTCTCCGCAGCCAATATCGTCGCAATCTCGGTTGACTACAGAAGAGCGCCAGAGAACCCATTACCAGCCGCGTTTGAAGACTCATGGGAATCGGTCAAATGGGCTGTGAGCGCCGAAGACGAATGGGTGAAAAACTTTGCAGATCTGAAACGCGTGTTTTTCGCCGGAGACAGCGCCGGCGGAAACATAGCGTACCGTATGGGTATACAAGTTGGGTTGGAAGGGTTATCATTTGGAGCAAAGCTAATGGGTGTTATTATCGTCCAGCCGTATTTCGGAGGAGAGGAAGTGATTGGATCGGAAGCGACGAACCCTAATATGGAAAATCTTGAGAAATTGTGGCGAATTGCTTGCCCGACGGTGACATCGTTGGATGATCCGATGATAAACCCTAGTATGGATCCGAACATTGGAAAGATGGGTTGCGAAAGGGTATTGGTGTGCGCGGCGGAGAAAGAATGTTTGAATGAGAGAGTTTGGTGTTTTTATGAGGCGTTGAAAAGGAGTAATTGGAAAGGAAAGGCGGAGATTGTTGAAACGGCCGGAGAAgatcatatttttcatttgtaTAATCCTACCGGCCATAATGCCTTGGCCTTGATGAAACTGTTGGTTTCGTTCATCAATGAGTCAATCTAA
- the LOC124942431 gene encoding 2-hydroxyisoflavanone dehydratase-like isoform X2: MADQDIRNNEIVHEIKGMIRIYKDGSVERFMGCEFVPPSIDPQTGVQSKDVVISPENSISARLYIPKSQPDPSKLPLLIYFHGGAFCIETAFSPMYHNYLNSLVSAANIVAISVDYRRAPENPLPAAFEDSWESVKWAVSAEDEWVKNFADLKRVFFAGDSAGGNIAYRMGIQVGLEGLSFGAKLMGVIIVQPYFGGEEVIGSEATNPNMENLEKLWRIACPTVTSRRKNV; encoded by the exons ATGGCCGATCAAGACATAAGAAACAACGAAATAGTTCATGAGATCAAAGGCATGATTCGCATTTACAAAGACGGATCAGTAGAAAGATTCATGGGCTGCGAATTCGTTCCACCATCGATTGATCCCCAAACCGGCGTCCAATCCAAAGACGTAGTCATCTCCCCTGAAAACTCCATTTCCGCCCGCCTATACATACCCAAATCACAACCTGACCCATCGAAACTACCTCTCCTAATCTATTTCCACGGCGGCGCTTTCTGCATAGAAACCGCCTTCTCTCCCATGTATCATAACTACCTCAACTCCCTTGTCTCCGCAGCCAATATCGTCGCAATCTCGGTTGACTACAGAAGAGCGCCAGAGAACCCATTACCAGCCGCGTTTGAAGACTCATGGGAATCGGTCAAATGGGCTGTGAGCGCCGAAGACGAATGGGTGAAAAACTTTGCAGATCTGAAACGCGTGTTTTTCGCCGGAGACAGCGCCGGCGGAAACATAGCGTACCGTATGGGTATACAAGTTGGGTTGGAAGGGTTATCATTTGGAGCAAAGCTAATGGGTGTTATTATCGTCCAGCCGTATTTCGGAGGAGAGGAAGTGATTGGATCGGAAGCGACGAACCCTAATATGGAAAATCTTGAGAAATTGTGGCGAATTGCTTGCCCGACGGTGACATC GCGGAGAAAGAATGTTTGA